The Phacochoerus africanus isolate WHEZ1 chromosome 15, ROS_Pafr_v1, whole genome shotgun sequence genome has a segment encoding these proteins:
- the ANKLE2 gene encoding ankyrin repeat and LEM domain-containing protein 2 isoform X2 — translation MLWPRLAAAEWAALAWELLGASVLLIAVRWLVRRLDRRPRVLGRSGPPDPLPCASAAPFPDPGEMTMDTILARLKLLNPDDLREEILKAGLKCGPITSTTRFIFEKKLAQALLEHSTLPSHPSDHDATGATVLGQDTQRIMKSAVGSPAEQVSFSEDRDFGYSVGLNPPEEDAMTSETCSVPFSASAGVSSHKAMLRASAEPPLYYGVCPAYEDALARNERIHVYEDKKEALQAVKMIKGSRFKAFTSREDAEKFARGICDYFPSPSKTSLPLSPVKMTPLFSNGGLKDGLYLSESEAANRERANSYKNPRTQDLTAKLRRAVEKGEEDTFSDLIWSNPRYLIGSGDNPTIVQEGCRYNVLHVAAKENQAALCQLTLETLENPEFMRLMYPDDEPHMLEKRICYVLDLYLNTPDRVGYDTPLHFACKFGNADVVNVLSSHPLIVKNPRNKYDKTPEDVICERSKNKSMELKERIRDYLKGHYYVPLLRAEDTSSPVIGELWSSDQTGEASHIGYSGGGPRDPVLTLRAFAGPLSPSKAEDFRRLWKTPPREKAGFFHSVRKSDPERGIERVGRELAHELGYPWVEYWDFLGCFVDLSSQAGLQKLEEYLTQQEVGKKPQQDMGENSACRQEDTSALGRHRKGSNSISVGAFLDEDEDVSLEEIKNRQNIARSSTQPAVTASRASGCNIHPSEQKSELIEASAPTIPHSNKNGFCSPLSEGKTLGGKRPKAPVGEEAFLSPVSGLTVEFDKLNLQNLESSFSKTPKKNSKTQEKILASGVSAEGDGSGLPAADPPGETQMRTESEMSAGIANLYLGPTSPRLAAQKSCGSVTSGPSGVHASQDPVQRRFLSGEEPSKLDRDVLAALENADVDPQQYPAVHRWKSAVLGFSPSDRQSWPSPATKGKWKSQLLDLGGPPLSSPGRSSPTVGSPVKPGPAPHSPGLGSPGRYSPANGGQLRRMARLAQLATL, via the exons ATGCTGTGGCCCCGGCTGGCGGCAGCCGAGTGGGCGGCGCTGGCCTGGGAGCTGCTGGGTGCCTCAGTGCTGCTGATCGCCGTGCGCTGGCTGGTGCGGCGGCTGGACCGGCGGCCGCGGGTCCTGGGCCGGAGTGGACCTCCCGACCCGCTGCCCTGCGCGTCCGCGGCCCCATTCCCAGATCCAG GCGAAATGACAATGGATACCATCTTGGCTCGATTGAAACTCCTGAATCCAGATGACCTTAGAGAAGAAATTCTCAAAGCTGGATTGAAATGCGGACCCATTACATCAACCACAAGGTTCATTTTCGAGAAGAAATTGGCTCAGGCTTTATTAGAGCACAGTACACTGCCTTCACACCCTTCTGACCATGACGCCACGGGTGCCACCGTCCTTGGCCAGGACACACAAAGGATTATGAAGTCTGCGGTAGGGAGCCCAGCTGAGCAGGTCAGCTTTTCTGAGGACAGAGATTTTGGTTATAGTGTGGGCTTGAATCCTCCGGAGGAAGATGCCATGACGTCTGAGACCTGCTCGGTGCCCTTCAGTGCCTCAGCGGGGGTCAGCAGCCACAAAGCCATGCTGAGGGCCTCTGCAGAGCCGCCTCTGTACTATGGGGTGTGCCCGGCATATGAGGACGCCCTGGCAAGAAACG AAAGGATTCATGTTTATGAAGATAAAAAGGAAGCCTTGCAAGCTGTCAAAATGATCAAAGGATCTCGATTTAAAGCTTTTACAAGCAGAGAAGATGCTGAGAAATTTGCTAGAGGAATTTGTGATTATTTCCCTTCTCCAAGCAAAACCTCTTTACCACTTTCTCCTGTGAAAATGACACCACTCTTTAGCAATGGTGGGTTAAAAG ATGGGTTGTACTTGTCTGAGTCAGAAGCCGCAAACAGAGAGCGAGCGAACAGTTATAAGAATCCCCGGACGCAGGATCTCACCGCCAAGCTTCGGAGAGCtgtggagaagggagaggaagacaCCTTTTCTGATCTCATCTGGAGCAACCCCCGGTATCTGATCGGGTCCGGGGACAACCCCACCATCGTCCAG GAGGGCTGTCGGTACAACGTCCTGCATGTGGCTGCCAAGGAGAACCAGGCTGCCCTATGTCAGCTGACCCTAGAGACGCTGGAGAACCCCGAGTTCATGCGGCTCATGTACCCGGACGACGAGCCGCACATGCTGGAGAAGCGCATCTGCTATGTGCTGGACCTGTACCTCAACACTCCCGACAGAGTG GGCTACGACACACCATTGCATTTTGCTTGCAAGTTTGGGAATGCAGATGTGGTCAATGTGCTTTCCTCACACCCTTTGATTGTAAAAAACCCAAGgaataaatatgataaaacacCTGAAGAT gttATTTgtgaaagaagcaaaaataaatccatggaaCTAAAAGAGCGGATTAGAGACTATTTAAAGG GTCACTACTATGTGCCCCTCCTGAGAGCAGAGGACACGTCTTCTCCAGTGATCGGGGAGCTGTGGTCTTCGGACCAGACGGGTGAAGCCTCTCACATAGGCTACAGCGGAGGTGGCCCCAGAGACCCTGTCCTGACCCTGCGAGCCTTTGCGGGGCCCCTGAGTCCGTCCAAG GCAGAAGATTTTCGCCGACTCTGGAAAACCCCGCCTCGAGAGAAAGCAGGCTTCTTCCACAGTGTCAGGAAATCGGATCCAGAAAGAGGCATTGAGAGAGTGGGAAG AGAGCTGGCTCATGAGCTGGGGTATCCCTGGGTCGAATACTGGGACTTTCTGGGCTGTTTTGTTGATCTGTCTTCCCAGGCAGGCCTGCAAAAACTAGAAGAATATCTCACTCAGCAGGAAGTAGGCAAAAAGCCCCAACAAGACATGGGAGAAAACTCAGCCTGTCGCCAGGAGGACACTTCAGCCCTCG gcCGTCACAGGAAGGGCAGCAACTCCATCTCTGTGGGGGCGTTTCtagatgaggatgaggatgtgaGCTTGGAAGAGATCAAAAATCGGCAAAACATTGCTCGAAGCAGCACACAGCCTGCAGTCACTGCTTCCAGAGCCTCAGGGTGTAACATCCACCCCTCCGAGCAGAAGTCAGAACTCATAGAAGCCTCCGCCCCCACCATTCCCCACAGCAACAAAAATGGGTTTTGCAGCCCCCTGAGTGAGGGCAAGACCCTGGGGGGGAAGAGGCCAAAGGCCCCAGTTGGGGAGGAAGCTTTCCTGTCTCCTGTCTCTGGCTTGACTGTTGAGTTTGATAAACTGAATTTGCAGAATCTAGAAAGTAGCTTTTCTAAGACACCAAAGAAAAACTCGAAAACTCAAGAGAAGATCCTGGCATCAGGAGTGAGTGCAGAAGGTGACGGGTCTGGACTCCCAGCTGCTGACCCTCCCGGAGAGACGCAGATGAGGACAGAAAGCGAGATGTCAGCTGGGATTGCGAACTTGTACCTGGGTCCCACCAGCCCCAGGCTTGCGGCCCAGAAAAGCTGTGGTTCTGTGACTTCAGGGCCCTCGGGGGTCCATGCCTCACAGGACCCAGTCCAGAGGCGCTTCCTGTCTGG AGAGGAACCATCAAAACTGGATCGGGATGTTCTGGCAGCTCTGGAGAACGCGGACGTGGACCCTCAGCAGTACCCAGCTGTGCACAGGTGGAAGAGTGCCGTCCTGGGCTTCTCCCCCTCAGACAGACAGAG CTGGCCCAGCCCTGCGACGAAAGGGAAATGGAAGTCTCAGCTGCTGGACCTTGGGGGCCCTCCactcagcagccctgggagaagCAGCCCCACGGTGGGCAGCCCTGTGAAGCCCGGCCCTGCGCCCCACTCTCCTGGCCTGGGCAGCCCTGGGCGCTACAGCCCTGCGAACGGGGGCCAGCTCCGCAGGATGGCGCGCTTGGCCCAGCTCGCGACCTTGTAG
- the ANKLE2 gene encoding ankyrin repeat and LEM domain-containing protein 2 isoform X3, with product MLWPRLAAAEWAALAWELLGASVLLIAVRWLVRRLDRRPRVLGRSGPPDPLPCASAAPFPDPGLGEMTMDTILARLKLLNPDDLREEILKAGLKCGPITSTTRFIFEKKLAQALLEHSTLPSHPSDHDATGATVLGQDTQRIMKSAVGSPAEQVSFSEDRDFGYSVGLNPPEEDAMTSETCSVPFSASAGVSSHKAMLRASAEPPLYYGVCPAYEDALARNERIHVYEDKKEALQAVKMIKGSRFKAFTSREDAEKFARGICDYFPSPSKTSLPLSPVKMTPLFSNDGLYLSESEAANRERANSYKNPRTQDLTAKLRRAVEKGEEDTFSDLIWSNPRYLIGSGDNPTIVQEGCRYNVLHVAAKENQAALCQLTLETLENPEFMRLMYPDDEPHMLEKRICYVLDLYLNTPDRVGYDTPLHFACKFGNADVVNVLSSHPLIVKNPRNKYDKTPEDVICERSKNKSMELKERIRDYLKGHYYVPLLRAEDTSSPVIGELWSSDQTGEASHIGYSGGGPRDPVLTLRAFAGPLSPSKAEDFRRLWKTPPREKAGFFHSVRKSDPERGIERVGRELAHELGYPWVEYWDFLGCFVDLSSQAGLQKLEEYLTQQEVGKKPQQDMGENSACRQEDTSALGRHRKGSNSISVGAFLDEDEDVSLEEIKNRQNIARSSTQPAVTASRASGCNIHPSEQKSELIEASAPTIPHSNKNGFCSPLSEGKTLGGKRPKAPVGEEAFLSPVSGLTVEFDKLNLQNLESSFSKTPKKNSKTQEKILASGVSAEGDGSGLPAADPPGETQMRTESEMSAGIANLYLGPTSPRLAAQKSCGSVTSGPSGVHASQDPVQRRFLSGEEPSKLDRDVLAALENADVDPQQYPAVHRWKSAVLGFSPSDRQSWPSPATKGKWKSQLLDLGGPPLSSPGRSSPTVGSPVKPGPAPHSPGLGSPGRYSPANGGQLRRMARLAQLATL from the exons ATGCTGTGGCCCCGGCTGGCGGCAGCCGAGTGGGCGGCGCTGGCCTGGGAGCTGCTGGGTGCCTCAGTGCTGCTGATCGCCGTGCGCTGGCTGGTGCGGCGGCTGGACCGGCGGCCGCGGGTCCTGGGCCGGAGTGGACCTCCCGACCCGCTGCCCTGCGCGTCCGCGGCCCCATTCCCAGATCCAG GCCTAGGCGAAATGACAATGGATACCATCTTGGCTCGATTGAAACTCCTGAATCCAGATGACCTTAGAGAAGAAATTCTCAAAGCTGGATTGAAATGCGGACCCATTACATCAACCACAAGGTTCATTTTCGAGAAGAAATTGGCTCAGGCTTTATTAGAGCACAGTACACTGCCTTCACACCCTTCTGACCATGACGCCACGGGTGCCACCGTCCTTGGCCAGGACACACAAAGGATTATGAAGTCTGCGGTAGGGAGCCCAGCTGAGCAGGTCAGCTTTTCTGAGGACAGAGATTTTGGTTATAGTGTGGGCTTGAATCCTCCGGAGGAAGATGCCATGACGTCTGAGACCTGCTCGGTGCCCTTCAGTGCCTCAGCGGGGGTCAGCAGCCACAAAGCCATGCTGAGGGCCTCTGCAGAGCCGCCTCTGTACTATGGGGTGTGCCCGGCATATGAGGACGCCCTGGCAAGAAACG AAAGGATTCATGTTTATGAAGATAAAAAGGAAGCCTTGCAAGCTGTCAAAATGATCAAAGGATCTCGATTTAAAGCTTTTACAAGCAGAGAAGATGCTGAGAAATTTGCTAGAGGAATTTGTGATTATTTCCCTTCTCCAAGCAAAACCTCTTTACCACTTTCTCCTGTGAAAATGACACCACTCTTTAGCAATG ATGGGTTGTACTTGTCTGAGTCAGAAGCCGCAAACAGAGAGCGAGCGAACAGTTATAAGAATCCCCGGACGCAGGATCTCACCGCCAAGCTTCGGAGAGCtgtggagaagggagaggaagacaCCTTTTCTGATCTCATCTGGAGCAACCCCCGGTATCTGATCGGGTCCGGGGACAACCCCACCATCGTCCAG GAGGGCTGTCGGTACAACGTCCTGCATGTGGCTGCCAAGGAGAACCAGGCTGCCCTATGTCAGCTGACCCTAGAGACGCTGGAGAACCCCGAGTTCATGCGGCTCATGTACCCGGACGACGAGCCGCACATGCTGGAGAAGCGCATCTGCTATGTGCTGGACCTGTACCTCAACACTCCCGACAGAGTG GGCTACGACACACCATTGCATTTTGCTTGCAAGTTTGGGAATGCAGATGTGGTCAATGTGCTTTCCTCACACCCTTTGATTGTAAAAAACCCAAGgaataaatatgataaaacacCTGAAGAT gttATTTgtgaaagaagcaaaaataaatccatggaaCTAAAAGAGCGGATTAGAGACTATTTAAAGG GTCACTACTATGTGCCCCTCCTGAGAGCAGAGGACACGTCTTCTCCAGTGATCGGGGAGCTGTGGTCTTCGGACCAGACGGGTGAAGCCTCTCACATAGGCTACAGCGGAGGTGGCCCCAGAGACCCTGTCCTGACCCTGCGAGCCTTTGCGGGGCCCCTGAGTCCGTCCAAG GCAGAAGATTTTCGCCGACTCTGGAAAACCCCGCCTCGAGAGAAAGCAGGCTTCTTCCACAGTGTCAGGAAATCGGATCCAGAAAGAGGCATTGAGAGAGTGGGAAG AGAGCTGGCTCATGAGCTGGGGTATCCCTGGGTCGAATACTGGGACTTTCTGGGCTGTTTTGTTGATCTGTCTTCCCAGGCAGGCCTGCAAAAACTAGAAGAATATCTCACTCAGCAGGAAGTAGGCAAAAAGCCCCAACAAGACATGGGAGAAAACTCAGCCTGTCGCCAGGAGGACACTTCAGCCCTCG gcCGTCACAGGAAGGGCAGCAACTCCATCTCTGTGGGGGCGTTTCtagatgaggatgaggatgtgaGCTTGGAAGAGATCAAAAATCGGCAAAACATTGCTCGAAGCAGCACACAGCCTGCAGTCACTGCTTCCAGAGCCTCAGGGTGTAACATCCACCCCTCCGAGCAGAAGTCAGAACTCATAGAAGCCTCCGCCCCCACCATTCCCCACAGCAACAAAAATGGGTTTTGCAGCCCCCTGAGTGAGGGCAAGACCCTGGGGGGGAAGAGGCCAAAGGCCCCAGTTGGGGAGGAAGCTTTCCTGTCTCCTGTCTCTGGCTTGACTGTTGAGTTTGATAAACTGAATTTGCAGAATCTAGAAAGTAGCTTTTCTAAGACACCAAAGAAAAACTCGAAAACTCAAGAGAAGATCCTGGCATCAGGAGTGAGTGCAGAAGGTGACGGGTCTGGACTCCCAGCTGCTGACCCTCCCGGAGAGACGCAGATGAGGACAGAAAGCGAGATGTCAGCTGGGATTGCGAACTTGTACCTGGGTCCCACCAGCCCCAGGCTTGCGGCCCAGAAAAGCTGTGGTTCTGTGACTTCAGGGCCCTCGGGGGTCCATGCCTCACAGGACCCAGTCCAGAGGCGCTTCCTGTCTGG AGAGGAACCATCAAAACTGGATCGGGATGTTCTGGCAGCTCTGGAGAACGCGGACGTGGACCCTCAGCAGTACCCAGCTGTGCACAGGTGGAAGAGTGCCGTCCTGGGCTTCTCCCCCTCAGACAGACAGAG CTGGCCCAGCCCTGCGACGAAAGGGAAATGGAAGTCTCAGCTGCTGGACCTTGGGGGCCCTCCactcagcagccctgggagaagCAGCCCCACGGTGGGCAGCCCTGTGAAGCCCGGCCCTGCGCCCCACTCTCCTGGCCTGGGCAGCCCTGGGCGCTACAGCCCTGCGAACGGGGGCCAGCTCCGCAGGATGGCGCGCTTGGCCCAGCTCGCGACCTTGTAG
- the ANKLE2 gene encoding ankyrin repeat and LEM domain-containing protein 2 isoform X1: MLWPRLAAAEWAALAWELLGASVLLIAVRWLVRRLDRRPRVLGRSGPPDPLPCASAAPFPDPGLGEMTMDTILARLKLLNPDDLREEILKAGLKCGPITSTTRFIFEKKLAQALLEHSTLPSHPSDHDATGATVLGQDTQRIMKSAVGSPAEQVSFSEDRDFGYSVGLNPPEEDAMTSETCSVPFSASAGVSSHKAMLRASAEPPLYYGVCPAYEDALARNERIHVYEDKKEALQAVKMIKGSRFKAFTSREDAEKFARGICDYFPSPSKTSLPLSPVKMTPLFSNGGLKDGLYLSESEAANRERANSYKNPRTQDLTAKLRRAVEKGEEDTFSDLIWSNPRYLIGSGDNPTIVQEGCRYNVLHVAAKENQAALCQLTLETLENPEFMRLMYPDDEPHMLEKRICYVLDLYLNTPDRVGYDTPLHFACKFGNADVVNVLSSHPLIVKNPRNKYDKTPEDVICERSKNKSMELKERIRDYLKGHYYVPLLRAEDTSSPVIGELWSSDQTGEASHIGYSGGGPRDPVLTLRAFAGPLSPSKAEDFRRLWKTPPREKAGFFHSVRKSDPERGIERVGRELAHELGYPWVEYWDFLGCFVDLSSQAGLQKLEEYLTQQEVGKKPQQDMGENSACRQEDTSALGRHRKGSNSISVGAFLDEDEDVSLEEIKNRQNIARSSTQPAVTASRASGCNIHPSEQKSELIEASAPTIPHSNKNGFCSPLSEGKTLGGKRPKAPVGEEAFLSPVSGLTVEFDKLNLQNLESSFSKTPKKNSKTQEKILASGVSAEGDGSGLPAADPPGETQMRTESEMSAGIANLYLGPTSPRLAAQKSCGSVTSGPSGVHASQDPVQRRFLSGEEPSKLDRDVLAALENADVDPQQYPAVHRWKSAVLGFSPSDRQSWPSPATKGKWKSQLLDLGGPPLSSPGRSSPTVGSPVKPGPAPHSPGLGSPGRYSPANGGQLRRMARLAQLATL, encoded by the exons ATGCTGTGGCCCCGGCTGGCGGCAGCCGAGTGGGCGGCGCTGGCCTGGGAGCTGCTGGGTGCCTCAGTGCTGCTGATCGCCGTGCGCTGGCTGGTGCGGCGGCTGGACCGGCGGCCGCGGGTCCTGGGCCGGAGTGGACCTCCCGACCCGCTGCCCTGCGCGTCCGCGGCCCCATTCCCAGATCCAG GCCTAGGCGAAATGACAATGGATACCATCTTGGCTCGATTGAAACTCCTGAATCCAGATGACCTTAGAGAAGAAATTCTCAAAGCTGGATTGAAATGCGGACCCATTACATCAACCACAAGGTTCATTTTCGAGAAGAAATTGGCTCAGGCTTTATTAGAGCACAGTACACTGCCTTCACACCCTTCTGACCATGACGCCACGGGTGCCACCGTCCTTGGCCAGGACACACAAAGGATTATGAAGTCTGCGGTAGGGAGCCCAGCTGAGCAGGTCAGCTTTTCTGAGGACAGAGATTTTGGTTATAGTGTGGGCTTGAATCCTCCGGAGGAAGATGCCATGACGTCTGAGACCTGCTCGGTGCCCTTCAGTGCCTCAGCGGGGGTCAGCAGCCACAAAGCCATGCTGAGGGCCTCTGCAGAGCCGCCTCTGTACTATGGGGTGTGCCCGGCATATGAGGACGCCCTGGCAAGAAACG AAAGGATTCATGTTTATGAAGATAAAAAGGAAGCCTTGCAAGCTGTCAAAATGATCAAAGGATCTCGATTTAAAGCTTTTACAAGCAGAGAAGATGCTGAGAAATTTGCTAGAGGAATTTGTGATTATTTCCCTTCTCCAAGCAAAACCTCTTTACCACTTTCTCCTGTGAAAATGACACCACTCTTTAGCAATGGTGGGTTAAAAG ATGGGTTGTACTTGTCTGAGTCAGAAGCCGCAAACAGAGAGCGAGCGAACAGTTATAAGAATCCCCGGACGCAGGATCTCACCGCCAAGCTTCGGAGAGCtgtggagaagggagaggaagacaCCTTTTCTGATCTCATCTGGAGCAACCCCCGGTATCTGATCGGGTCCGGGGACAACCCCACCATCGTCCAG GAGGGCTGTCGGTACAACGTCCTGCATGTGGCTGCCAAGGAGAACCAGGCTGCCCTATGTCAGCTGACCCTAGAGACGCTGGAGAACCCCGAGTTCATGCGGCTCATGTACCCGGACGACGAGCCGCACATGCTGGAGAAGCGCATCTGCTATGTGCTGGACCTGTACCTCAACACTCCCGACAGAGTG GGCTACGACACACCATTGCATTTTGCTTGCAAGTTTGGGAATGCAGATGTGGTCAATGTGCTTTCCTCACACCCTTTGATTGTAAAAAACCCAAGgaataaatatgataaaacacCTGAAGAT gttATTTgtgaaagaagcaaaaataaatccatggaaCTAAAAGAGCGGATTAGAGACTATTTAAAGG GTCACTACTATGTGCCCCTCCTGAGAGCAGAGGACACGTCTTCTCCAGTGATCGGGGAGCTGTGGTCTTCGGACCAGACGGGTGAAGCCTCTCACATAGGCTACAGCGGAGGTGGCCCCAGAGACCCTGTCCTGACCCTGCGAGCCTTTGCGGGGCCCCTGAGTCCGTCCAAG GCAGAAGATTTTCGCCGACTCTGGAAAACCCCGCCTCGAGAGAAAGCAGGCTTCTTCCACAGTGTCAGGAAATCGGATCCAGAAAGAGGCATTGAGAGAGTGGGAAG AGAGCTGGCTCATGAGCTGGGGTATCCCTGGGTCGAATACTGGGACTTTCTGGGCTGTTTTGTTGATCTGTCTTCCCAGGCAGGCCTGCAAAAACTAGAAGAATATCTCACTCAGCAGGAAGTAGGCAAAAAGCCCCAACAAGACATGGGAGAAAACTCAGCCTGTCGCCAGGAGGACACTTCAGCCCTCG gcCGTCACAGGAAGGGCAGCAACTCCATCTCTGTGGGGGCGTTTCtagatgaggatgaggatgtgaGCTTGGAAGAGATCAAAAATCGGCAAAACATTGCTCGAAGCAGCACACAGCCTGCAGTCACTGCTTCCAGAGCCTCAGGGTGTAACATCCACCCCTCCGAGCAGAAGTCAGAACTCATAGAAGCCTCCGCCCCCACCATTCCCCACAGCAACAAAAATGGGTTTTGCAGCCCCCTGAGTGAGGGCAAGACCCTGGGGGGGAAGAGGCCAAAGGCCCCAGTTGGGGAGGAAGCTTTCCTGTCTCCTGTCTCTGGCTTGACTGTTGAGTTTGATAAACTGAATTTGCAGAATCTAGAAAGTAGCTTTTCTAAGACACCAAAGAAAAACTCGAAAACTCAAGAGAAGATCCTGGCATCAGGAGTGAGTGCAGAAGGTGACGGGTCTGGACTCCCAGCTGCTGACCCTCCCGGAGAGACGCAGATGAGGACAGAAAGCGAGATGTCAGCTGGGATTGCGAACTTGTACCTGGGTCCCACCAGCCCCAGGCTTGCGGCCCAGAAAAGCTGTGGTTCTGTGACTTCAGGGCCCTCGGGGGTCCATGCCTCACAGGACCCAGTCCAGAGGCGCTTCCTGTCTGG AGAGGAACCATCAAAACTGGATCGGGATGTTCTGGCAGCTCTGGAGAACGCGGACGTGGACCCTCAGCAGTACCCAGCTGTGCACAGGTGGAAGAGTGCCGTCCTGGGCTTCTCCCCCTCAGACAGACAGAG CTGGCCCAGCCCTGCGACGAAAGGGAAATGGAAGTCTCAGCTGCTGGACCTTGGGGGCCCTCCactcagcagccctgggagaagCAGCCCCACGGTGGGCAGCCCTGTGAAGCCCGGCCCTGCGCCCCACTCTCCTGGCCTGGGCAGCCCTGGGCGCTACAGCCCTGCGAACGGGGGCCAGCTCCGCAGGATGGCGCGCTTGGCCCAGCTCGCGACCTTGTAG